A genomic window from Salvia miltiorrhiza cultivar Shanhuang (shh) chromosome 5, IMPLAD_Smil_shh, whole genome shotgun sequence includes:
- the LOC130987139 gene encoding abscisic acid 8'-hydroxylase CYP707A2-like: MEFISLSLLAATIILSLFLLKFLYSRHARLPLPPGTMGWPYIGETLQLYSQNPSIFFAAKVKKYGSIFKSQVLGCRCVMMSSPEAAKMVLVSEAHLFKPTFPASKERMIGKAAIFFHEGDYHAKLRKLVLRSVMPHAIRTMVSDIESIALTSLHSWQHTQFITTFQEMKTYTFDVALLSILGKDEVSYREDLKRCYYILESGYNSMAFNVPGTLFYAAMKARRELAHILANILSLRRQTKAHHSDLLQSFMSHALTDDQITDNVIGVIFAARDTTATVLTWLFKFLAENPITLQAVTEEQEAIMRSSDQRGLNWADTRKMPVTARVINETMRVASILSFTFREAVEDVEFMGYRIPKGWKVLPLFRNIHHSPENFTNPDIFDPSRFEVEPKPNTFLPFGSGVHSCPGNELAKLEILVLVHHLTTKYRWSMMGPHEGIQYGPFALPQNGLPIKICLKE; encoded by the exons ATGGAGTTCatatccctctctctcttggcAGCAACCATAAtcctctccctctttctcctcAAATTCCTCTACTCCCGCCATGCACGCCTCCCCCTCCCGCCGGGCACCATGGGCTGGCCCTACATCGGCGAAACCCTCCAACTCTACTCCCAAAATCCCAGCATTTTCTTCGCCGCCAAAGTCAAGAA GTACGGGTCGATATTCAAAAGCCAGGTGCTGGGGTGTCGGTGCGTGATGATGTCGAGCCCAGAAGCGGCGAAGATGGTGCTGGTTTCCGAAGCTCATCTCTTCAAGCCCACATTCCCGGCGAGCAAGGAGAGAATGATCGGCAAGGCCGCCATTTTCTTCCACGAGGGAGACTACCACGCCAAGCTCAGGAAGCTGGTGCTCCGCTCCGTCATGCCCCACGCCATCCGGACCATGGTCTCCGACATCGAATCCATCGCCCTCACCTCCCTCCACTCGTGGCAGCACACGCAGTTCATCACCACCTTTCAAGAAATGAAAACA TACACATTCGACGTGGCATTACTTTCCATATTGGGAAAGGACGAGGTTTCGTACAGAGAGGATCTGAAGAGGTGTTATTACATTCTGGAAAGCGGGTACAACTCGATGGCGTTCAACGTGCCCGGCACTCTCTTCTACGCCGCCATGAAGGCCAGGAGGGAGCTGGCCCACATCTTGGCCAATATTCTCTCTCTAAGAAGACAGACTAAGGCCCACCACTCCGACCTCCTCCAATCCTTCATGTCCCACGCTTTAACCGACGACCAGATCACCGACAATGTCATCGGCGTCATCTTCGCCGCCCGCGACACCACCGCCACCGTCCTCACCTGGCTCTTCAAGTTCTTGGCCGAGAATCCAATCACCCTTCAAGCAGTTACT GAAGAGCAAGAGGCAATAATGAGATCGAGTGATCAAAGGGGTTTGAATTGGGCAGACACCAGAAAAATGCCTGTCACAGCGAGGGTGATCAATGAAACCATGAGAGTTGCATCAATCTTATCTTTCACCTTTAGGGAAGCTGTTGAAGATGTGGAGTTTATGG GATATCGCATTCCAAAAGGGTGGAAAGTCCTACCACTTTTCAGAAACATTCACCACAGCCCAGAAAATTTCACCAACCCTGACATTTTTGATCCTTCAAGATTTGAG GTTGAACCCAAGCCCAATACATTCTTGCCATTTGGCAGTGGGGTCCATTCCTGCCCAGGGAATGAGTTGGCCAAGCTGGAGATCCTGGTGCTTGTGCACCACCTCACCACAAAGTACAG GTGGTCTATGATGGGCCCACACGAGGGCATTCAGTACGGACCGTTTGCCCTCCCACAGAATGGTCTGCCAATCAAGATCTGTCTCAAAGAATAG
- the LOC131026068 gene encoding proline-rich receptor-like protein kinase PERK14: MPSHIETAMQRWFREYIPDEDDTLGELLAHYHRRWRRAIPYGIDGAEAITLLIPLLPPLWRDWATSLVPQYVDTTWLEGIRYGDLSGFIATLSHRYFGYGDPPSPPYGELEGPAQGRELVVVPPPLEEPILMAPLPPADPISVSLESDDPEPMVFEPYSPGIERDPFAFVSLIPSPSADFPPWDLTPATTPLPLPPVESTQPIDSTESETQHVPSDPYPRVAPLPELGTLAFQTYMHPILYSPYRDDQEGGSRPARSDSDKEDPEEETPEMTVGYGWTQPLQRQTTADGVDTWIPIPETPVYTPIVDESDYDSPY; this comes from the coding sequence ATGCCGAGTCATATCGAGACagcgatgcagcgatggttcagggagtatatcccggacgaggatgacaccttgggtGAACTTCTGGCACACTATCACCGACGATGGAGGAGGGCTATTCCCTATGGGATCGATGGCGCGGAGGCCATTACGCTTTTGATTCCACTACTGCCACCTTTGTGGCGAGACTGGGCGACATCTTTAGTGCCCCAGTACGTAGATACTACCTGGTTGGAGGGCATCAGGTACGGAGACCTTAGTGGCTTCATCGCGACGCTGAGCCACCGTTATTTTGGTTATGGCGATCCGccttcaccgccgtatggagagcttgagggaccagcccagggaagggagctagttgttgtgccTCCACCTCTCGAGGAGCCGATTCTGATGGCacctctacccccagctgatccgatttCAGTTTCTCTCGAGTCTGATGATCCAGAGCCGATGGTTTTCGAGCCGTACTCACCTGGGATTGAGCGTGATCCGTTTGCGTTTGTATCACTTATTCCTTCTCCCAGTGCTGATTTCCCGCCTTGGGATTTGACACCGGCGACGACACCGTTGCCATTGCCACCTGTTGAGTCGACACAGCCGATTGATTCTACTGAGTCTGAGACGCAGCATGTTCCTTCCGAtccatatccgagggttgccccgctGCCTGAGCTTGGCACTTTGGCCTTCCAGACGTACATGCACCCGATTTTATATTCACCGTACCGAGACGAtcaggagggaggatctcggccGGCACGCTCCGATAGTGAtaaggaggaccccgaggaggagaCTCCcgagatgacggtcggctatGGTTGGACCCAGCCACTGCAGCGTCAGACTACTGCCGATGGAGTTGATACGTGGATACCTATTCCTGAGACACCTGTCTATACTCCGATAGTGGATGAGTCAGATTATGACAGCCCGTATTGA